Proteins from a single region of Candidatus Rubrimentiphilum sp.:
- a CDS encoding GNAT family protein, with the protein MPWIEPVALDGTHVRLELLSRAHHDHLVAAASDGELWNLHYTTVPEPAGMMAEIDRRLALFESGSMLPFAVIDRATGEAVGMTTYMNIDAENRRLEIGSTWYRKRVQRTALNTECKLLLLSHAFDTLGCIAVEFRTSSLNLQSRRAIERLGAKLDGVLRSHSFHKDGSLRDTVVYSVTAPEWPAVRADLLGNLRCDQSSR; encoded by the coding sequence GTGCCGTGGATCGAGCCGGTCGCGCTGGACGGGACGCACGTTAGACTGGAACTGCTATCAAGGGCGCATCACGACCATCTGGTGGCAGCCGCCAGCGACGGCGAGCTCTGGAACCTCCACTATACGACTGTTCCCGAGCCGGCCGGGATGATGGCGGAGATCGACCGGCGCTTAGCGCTGTTCGAAAGCGGGTCGATGCTGCCGTTTGCGGTGATCGACCGCGCGACGGGCGAAGCCGTCGGCATGACGACGTACATGAATATCGACGCCGAGAACCGGCGCTTGGAAATCGGTTCGACGTGGTATCGCAAGCGCGTGCAGCGCACCGCGCTCAATACCGAGTGTAAGCTTCTGCTTCTCTCGCACGCGTTCGACACGCTCGGATGCATCGCCGTCGAATTCCGAACCTCGTCTTTAAACCTGCAAAGCCGGCGCGCGATCGAGCGCCTCGGAGCCAAGCTCGATGGCGTATTGCGCAGCCATTCCTTTCATAAGGATGGCTCGCTGCGCGATACCGTTGTTTACAGCGTAACGGCGCCGGAGTGGCCGGCGGTGCGGGCCGACCTTCTGGGGAATCTAAGATGCGACCAAAGCTCGCGATAG